AGAACTCTGCGCCTCTGGGCCTTGCTGTTAATTAAAAACAGATCGGATCACTTACATTTCCACGCCACGCATGTCCTTCTTTTCCATGAAGGCCTGGTGCATGGCGAAGGCCTTGCCCAGTGTTTGCGGGGTGTGACCGTTCTTTGCATCGCCCAGATAAGCGAGCAGCTGCTCACGGTACTCCGGATGCGCACACTTGTTGATGATCTCGCGGGCACGTCCGACCGGATCCTTGCCGCGCAGGTCGGCAATGCCTTGTTCGGTGATGACCACGTTGACCGAGTGCTCGCTGTGGTCGAGGTGGGCGACCAGCGGAACGATCGTGCTGATGGCACCGCCCTTGGCGATGGACGGGCAGGTGAAGATCGAGATATAGGCGTTACGGGTGAAGTCACCGGAACCACCGATACCGTTCATCAAGTTCTGCCCCATCACGTGGGTGGAGTTCACATTGCCGAAAATATCGACTTCGATCGCGGTGTTGATCGTGATGATACCTAAGCGGCGGACGATTTCCGGGTTATTGGAAAGCTCCTGGGGACGCAGGACCATGCGCTCCTTGAAGAAATCCAGATCGGCATAAATTTCCTTCAGCATGTCCGGAGAAACGGTCAGCGAGGTGCCGGAACCGAAGGTGATGTCACCACTCTTCATCAGGCCGATCACGCTGTCCTGGATCACTTCGGAATACATTTCGAAGGGCGGAATCTTCGGGTTCGCACCCAGAGCACCGAGGACCGCATTGGCGATGTTGCCCACGCCGGACTGGATCGGAAGGAATTCCTTCGGGATGCGTCCCTCCTCCAGCTCCTTGGCCAGGAAAGTCGCCACATTCTCACCGATTTTAAGGGTTGTCGGATCCGGATCCTTGAAACCGCCGACTTCGTCCGGGCGGTTGGTCTTGACGATACCGACAATCTTGGAGGGATCGACCTTCACCGCTGTCGAACCGATGCGGTCACGGCAGGTGTAGATCGGGATCTCGCGGCGGTGCGGGGGATCGAGCGGCTCGTAGATGTCGTGCAGGCCCTTCAGCTCGGCCGGATGGTATTCATTCAGCTCAATGAGGATCTTGTCGGCGATCGTGCAGAAAGTGTTGCTGGCACCGACGCTGGTCGTGAGGGTGATCTCACCGTCGTCCGACACGTCGGACGCTTCGACGATCGCGAAGCTGAACTTGCCCAAGTGACCGTAGCGGGCGGCCTGCGGGAGCATCGACAAGTGCATGTCGAAGAAGCAGGCTTCCCCCTTGTTGATCGCAGCGCGCAGGTGCGCGTTGCTCTGGTACGGCGTGCGGAACAGCACGGCATTGGCACGGGCCAACTCGCCGTCGAGGCTGTCACCGGTGGAAGCACCGGTCACGATGCCGACCTTGAAGTCGCGTCCGGCGTCGTGCTCGGCAACGGCACGCTTGGCCAGCGCGGTCGGAATTTCCTTGGCGGCGCCGGCGGGTGTGAAACCACTGAAGCCGATAATGTCGCCGTTGCCGACCATGGCAGCGGCCTCTTCGGCACTCAGGACTGGGATCTGTGTTGCGGTTAACATGATGAATTCCTCTAATTTTGTATTTAAAATAGCACTACCCAAGCATGGTCATGAAGAACCCGGCGACCAGAGCGGTACCAATCACACCAGCAACATTCGGGCCCATGGCGTGCATCAGCAGGAAGTTGCTGCTGTCTTCTTTCTGGCCTTCAACCTGGCTGACACGGGCGGCCATCGGCACCGCACTCACACCAGCCGAACCGATCAGCGGGTTGATCTTGTTCTTGGAAAAGAGATTCATGAGCTTGGCCATCCAAATGCCGGAAGCTGTGGCCAAGGCGAATGCGATCACACCGAGTGCCAGAATGCCCAAAGTTTGAGCGGTCAGGAAGTACTTCCCGTTCATGGTAATACCGACACTGGTACCCAGGAAGACGGTCACGATGTTGATAATTTCGTTTTGTGCCGACTTGCTCAGACGGTCGACCACTCCGGACTCACGCATGAAATTGCCCAGGAAGAGCATGAACATCAGCGGGGAGGCCGGCGGCACCAGGATCACGCACAGCATCATGATGACCAGGGCGAAGATGAGCTTCTCCAGCTTGGAGACCTTGCGCAGGCTCTTCATCCGGATACGGCGCTCTTCCTTCGTAGTCAGGAAACGCATGATAGGGGGTTGGATCACCGGCACCAGTGCCATGTAGCTGTAGGCGGACACGGCGATCGCACCGATCAGGTGCGGGGCCAGCTTGTTGGCCAGGAAGATCGACGTCGGGCCGTCCGCACCACCGATGATGCTGATGGCGCCGGCTTCCTGCAAACCGTAGTGGATACCGATGTACTTCATCAGGGACGCGGCAATGAACACGCCGAAGACACCGAACTGGGCAGCCCCTCCGAGCAGGAACGTGCGCGGATTCGCAATCAGCGGACCAAAGTCGGTCAACGCTCCCACACCCATGAAAATGATGGGCGGGAAGAGCTCCAGATGGATGCCCTGGAAGAAGTAATAAAACAAGCCGCCAGTACCGTCTTCCTTGAAGCTGTAGGTCTGGCCGGCAAACTCCAAGCCCTCCATAATCCCTTCGGTCGGCAAGTTCGCCAGAAGCGCGCCAAAGGCAATCGGGACCAGAAGCAGCGGTTCGAATTTCTTGTAGACTGCGAGATACAGGAGCGTCGCCACGACGACCCACATGACCAGCATTTGCCAGCCGATGTGACTGAAACCTGTATTCACATAGAGATTATGAAATGTTTCGAGCATACGAGGACCCTCTTTTGGAAGGAGATAAATCTTAAGCGATTTCGACCAGGGCCTGGCCTTCTTCGACACCGTCACCGGCGCCCACAAGGATAGCCTTGACCGTGCCGGCGGATTCGGCGGACACGATGGTGTTCATCTTCATGGCTTCGAGAGTCACGACCTTTTGGCCTTCGCTCACGGCATCGCCGACGTTGACATCAATGGAGACGACCACGGCAGCCAGCGGACTGGTCACGGCACCGGCGCCACCTGCGGCAGGTGCGGCCTTCGGAGCCGGTTTCGGTGCAGCCACCGGAGCGGCGACGCGGGCACCGGCGCTGGCGCTGGCACGGCGCGGAGCAGCCGGAGCGGAAGTGCCTTCATCGAGGAGTTCGACTTCGACATCGTAGGATTTGCCTTCAACAGTGATTCTGAGACGTTTCATGATCTGATTGTTTCCCTAAAGTAAGTGTGAGTGATTGTTAACGGACGCGGTGAGATGAGAAGATTTGGCGGCGGCCTTCCTGAGCCCAGCCGGGACCGGCCGAGTGAATGGAAACCACGCGATGGGCCCGGTCGCCATAGACGGAATGCACCGCTGCGGCGATCACCGCGAAGAGCACGGTTTCGTCCTCCTCGGCGGCAGCAGCCGGAACCGGAGCCGGGGCGGCGGCTTGAGCCGCAGCGGCATTGGCTTCAGCCGCTTGCTGTGCCTTCTTGGCAGCGTTGGCTGCGCTACGCGCAAAGATGCTGCCAATCACCGAAGTCAGGGTGGTGAACACCGCCAAGACCCCCAGTACGAAGCAAAAGCCTACGACCACGATCTCGGTCACGCCATGCGAAGCTTGCGCCGCTTCCGGCACCGCTTCGACTTGAGCGAGTATGTTGATGAATGAAGTCATGTTTGATTGACCTTGAGGTTAGCGATCAAAGCGGAATGTTACCGTGCTTCTTGGGCGGACGTGTATCACGCTTGCTGAGGGTGTTCCGCAGCGCCAGAGCGATCGAAGCGCGAGTCTTGGACGGCTCGATCACATCGGTGATCATGGCATTGGCGGCTGCCTGATACGGCGAAGCAAACTCGTTGCGGTATTGCTCGGCGATTTCGGCGGCCTTGGCCTTGGGATCTTCGGCTTCCTTCAAATCCTTGCGGAAGAGCACGCGTACGGCGCCTTCGGCACCCATCACGGCGATTTCGGCGGTCGGCCAGGCAAAGACCATGTCGGCACCGAGGTCGGCCGAGCACATGGCCAGGTATGCACCACCGTAGGCCTTGCGCATGATCATGGTGATTTTCGGCACAGTTGCGGCTGCGTAAGCAAACAGCATCTTCGCGCCGTGGCGGATGATACCGCCCTGCTCTTGGGCCAGACCGGGCATGAAGCCGGGAACGTCCACCAGAGTCACGATCGGAATGTTGTAGATGTTACAGGTCCGGATGAAGCGGGCGCCCTTGTCGGAACTGTCGATGTCGAGCGTACCGGCCTTGACCATCGGATTGTTGGCCACGATACCGACAACCACACCTTCGATGCGGCCGAAGCCGACAACCAGGCTGCGGGCGAAGTCCGGCATGATCTCGAAGAAATCACCATCGTCGACCAAACGGTCGATCACCGCCATCACATCCAGCGGCTCCTTGGGAGAGCCCGGAACCAGTTCGTTCATGACCGGGTCGTCCGAAAGGTCCAGATCGGTCAAAACGTGAGGGGGATCCCCGATGTTGTTGCTCGGGAGGAAGGAAAGCAACTTCGCGGTCAGCTCCATGGCGTGCTTGTCGTCATCCGCCACGAGGTGGATGTTGCCCGAAATGCTGGCGTGGGCGGCGGCCGAGGCGAATTGTTCCAACTGGGCGGTTTCACCCGTTGCCGCCTTAATGACGTCCGGACCACAGATGAACATGTTCGAATTGTCCCGGGTCATGATCAGGAAGTCCGTCAGGGCCGGCGAGTAAGCCGCGCCACCTGCTGTCGGACCCGCGATCACCGCGATTTGCGGGACCACACCGGAAAGAAGCACATTCTTGAAGAAGACCTGGCCGTAGCCACTCAGGGAGTCGACCCCTTCCTGAATACGGGCACCGCCGGAGTCACTGACACCGACAACCGGCATCCCCGACTCGTGGGCGAAGTCCATCAGGTCGCAAATTTTCTTGGCATGGATACGGCCAAGCGAACCACCGCTCACGGTAAAGTCTTGTGCGTAAGCTGCCACCGGACGGCCGTCGACCAGACCCGTGCCACACACCACCCCGTCGTAGGGCAGCTTCTTCTTGTCCATGCCGAAGCGTGTGCAGGTGTGTTCGGCGTGCATGCCGAACTCCTGGAAGGTGCCCGGTTGGAAGAAGGTCTCCAGGCGCTCACGAGCGCCCATCATGCCCTTCTCGCGGCGTTTCGCGAGCTTGTCCTCACCGCCGGCCTTGCGGGCGGTGGCTTGGCGCTCTCTCAGCTCTTCTAGTAGTTTTGGGTCGATAGCCATAATAGAATGTCTCCGTAAAGTTGAATCGTGCGCGTTCTTGCTTACTTCTTCTCCATGCAAAACTCAGTCAGCACCCCATGGGTCGACTTCGGATGAAGAAAAGCCACCATTTTATTTGCAGCGCCCTCAAACGGCACCTCATGAATCACGCGGACACCAGAGTCCTGCGCGTGCTTCAGTTGCCCTTCGATGTCGTCCGTACGGAACGCGATGTGGTGGATCCCCTCGCCGTTCTTTTCAAGAAACTTGGCGATCGGGCTATCCTCCGAGGTGGGCTCCAGCAACTCAATGTGCACATCACCCGCTTCAAAGAAGGCTGTTTTCACCTTCTGGGAGGCCACTTCTTCCTTTCCGTGGCAGTGCAAACCGAGGGCTTTTTCATAATACTCGATCGACTCGTCGAGGTTGCGAACGGCAATGCCGAGATGGTCAATTTGCTGAATCATAGTGTCTACCAGTTAGATTGAATAGCGAGATTAGTTAAACTTAACAAGTTTTCAAACTGAATTATCTATTCTTATTGACAATCGAAGCGCCCATTGCAAGTTTTTCTTATGACAATTTAAACTTTGTTCAGACAATCTAATGAATACCACAGATAAACTACTCGAAGAGTTCACCGCCCCCTCTAAAGAGGAATGGCGCGAAGCCGCTGAAAAGCTACTGAAGGGTAAGCCGTTTGACAAGATCATGAAGCAGATGACCCCGGAAGGGATCCTGCTGGAGCCGATCTTTTGGAAGGACGTCCTGGATGAATTGCCCGCTGTGGAGACCCTTCCGGGTACAGACGGCTACCTCCGGGGCACCACTGCTGCTGGTTATAATAAGGAACCCTGGGAAATCGCGCAGGAACTTCCTTACGGCACGCCGGTTGAATTCAACCGCGCCGCCCGCGAAGATCTCATGCGCGGCCAGAACGCACTGAACATCATTCTCGATATCGCCACCCTCAAGGGTGCGGATCCGGATTCCGCCCAAGCCGGCGAAGTCGGTGCCTGCGGCGTTTCCCTCGCCTGCCTGAAGGATATCGAAACCGCATTTAAGGACATCGTACCGGACGCCGTCAGCTTCCACATCCGCACCGGCTGTGCAGGCCTGAGCGTTGGCGCACTCTTCTTCGCCTGGCTTGAAAAATTGGGAGTGAACAAGACGCAAGTGAAGGGCAGCCTGGGCATGGATCCGGTCGCCGTGCACGCCGCCGCCGGTACCCTTCCGGTCAAGTTGAAGGAACTTCTGGATGAGCAGTCGGTTCTGACCCGCTACTGTGTCAACGAGGCGCCGGGCATCAAGGCGATCGCAGTTTCCTCACTGCCCTACCACCAAGCCGGCGGCTCCGCCGTTGAGGAACTGGGTGCCGCCCTCGCAACCGGCGCTTTCTACATCGAGCAAATGGTAGAGCGCGGCCTGACCGTCGACGAGGCCGCCAGCCAGATCCGCTTCAGCTTCGCGGTCGGACCGAACTTCTTCATGGAAATCGCCAAGATCCGCGCCGCCCGCGTCCTCTGGGCCAAGGTGGTCGCCGCATTCGGTGGCAGCGCCGAATCCCAGAAGATTTGCCTGCACGCCCGGACCGGTCTTTACAACAAGACGCAGAAGGACCCCTACGTGAACATGCTGCGTACCACGACCGAAGCGCTGAGCGCGGTCATCGCCGGTGTCGACAGCCTCTGTGTGGGCAATTTCGATGAAGTCATGCGTCTGCCCGACACCTTCAGCCGCCGTATTTCCCGCAACACGCAGGTGATCCTGCAGGAAGAATGCGAATTGACCGACGTGGTGGACCCGGCCGGTGGCTCCTGGGCGATCGAATGGCTGACCAACCAAGTCGCCGAGAAATCCTGGGCCTTCTTCCAGGAGATCGAAGGCAAGGGCGGCATCGAAGGCGCCTTGAAGTCCGGCTTCATCCAGGAGAGCATCGCCAAGACCGCTGCCGGAATGGAAAAGCTGCTCAACTCCCGCCGCATGAGCCTGGTCGGCACCAATGTTTACCCGAACGTCGGCGAAAAGAAATTGGAGCCGCACCTTCCGGACTACGCCGAACTGCGCAACACCCGCGCCCGCGAAATCGCGGCAGCCCGGCTGGAGCTCGATGAAGATGCCGACACCAAGGTGATGGCCGCACTCGGCAAGATCCTTGAATCCGACGGCGACACGCTGGTCCAAAACCTGATCGAAGCCGTCCAGACCGGTGCCACTATCGGTGAAATCACCAAGACGGTACGGGCTTCCATCGATCCGGAAGACGCGGTCAAGCCGCTCAAGGCGACCCGCCTCTCTGCGAAATACGAAGCGCTGCGCAATGCATCCGCCAATTTCGAGGCCAAGACCGGCAAGCGTCCGATGATCTTCCTCGTGAACCTCGGCCCGCTTCGCCGCCACAAGCTCCGCGCCGACTTCACCCGCTCCTTCTTCGAAGCCGGCGGCTTCGAAATCATCTCGCCCAAGGGCTTTGAGACCCCGGCGGATGCCGTCAGCGCGCTCAACGAGTCCGGCGCCGGGATCGCAGTGGTTTGCGGAACAGACGACGACTACACCGAGAAGTTCGCCGAGTATGCGAGTGCCCTCAAGGAGGCGCTGCCGGAGACACGACTCGTCCTGGCCGGTTATCCGGGCGACAACGAAGAAGCCTTCCGCGCCGCAGGCATGGACGACTACATCTTCATCAAGTCGGACAACTACGAAATGAACCGCGCCTACCTCGAAGGGCTGGGCGTTCTCTAATCAACCGGAAACGTTAACTGGAAAACTTTAAATCGATGAAACCAGACTTCACAAACATCGCATACGAAGCTCCCAAGCCTGCCGCCACCCGTGACGAATGGGCCGCACAGGTCAAGGCCGAGACCGGAAAGTCCGTCGACGATCTGGTCAACGAGACCATGGAGCAAATCGACGTCAACCCGCTCTACGGCAAAGACGTCTACGCGGACATGGAGCACCTCGACTTCACCGCCGGGATTGATCCCTACCTCCGCGGCCCCTACGCCACCATGTATGCCTTCCGTCCCTGGACGGTCCGCCAATACGCCGGCTTCTCCACCGCCGAGGAATCCAACGCCTTCTACCGCCGTAACATCGCGGCTGGCCAGCAAGGCCTCTCCGTCGCCTTCGACCTGGCCACCCACCGCGGCTATGACTCCGACCACCCGCGCGTGGTGGGTGACGTCGGCAAGGCCGGTGTGGCCATCGACTCGATCGAGGACATGAAGGTGCTCTTCGACCAGATCGACCTGTCCAAGGTCTCGGTCTCCATGACGATGAACGGCGCCGTGTTGCCGGTATTGGCTTTCTACATACAAGCCGGTATCGAGCAGGGCTGCTCGCTGGACCAGTTGGCCGGCACCATCCAGAACGACATCCTGAAGGAGTTCATGGTGCGGAACACCTACATCTATCCGCCGGAACCTTCGATGCGCATCATCGGTGACATTTTCGAGTACACCTCGCAGAACATGCCGAAGTTCAACTCGATCTCGATTTCGGGGTACCACATGCAGGAAGCCGGCGCCACCGCCGACCTGGAGATGGGCTACACCCTGGCTGACGGCCTCGAGTACCTGCGCACCGGTGTGAACGCCGGCCTTTCGGTCGACGCCTTCGCCCCCCGCCTCTCCTTCTTCTGGGCCATCGGCAAGAACTTCTTCATGGAAGTGGCCAAGATGCGCGCAGCCCGCTGCCTCTGGGCCAAGATCGTCAAGGGCTTCGACCCGAAGAACCCGAAGTCGCTGGCACTCCGGACCCACTCGCAAACCTCCGGTTGGTCGCTGACCGAACAGGACCCGTTCAACAACGTGACACGGACCTGTATCGAAGCCTTCGCTTCCGCATGCGGCCACACCCAGTCCCTGCACACCAACGCGCTGGACGAAGCGATCGCGCTGCCGACCGACTTCTCCGCCCGTATCGCACGGAATACACAGCTCTTCATCCAGGAAGAAACCGGCATGACCCGTTTCATCGACCCCTGGGGCGGCAGCTACTATGTGGAAGCACTTACCAAGGAGCTCATGCACAAGGCATGGGGCCACATCCAGGAGTGTGAGCAATACGGCGGCATGACCAAGGCGATCGAGGAAGGCATTCCGAAACTTCGCATCGAAGAAGCCGCAGCCCGCCGTCAGGCACGGATCGACTCCGGCAAGGAAACCATCGTCGGCCTCAACAAGTACCGCCTCGAGAAGGAAGACCCGCTGGAAATTCTGGACATCGACAACACCGCCGTCCGCGAATCCCAGGTCGCACGCCTCAAGTCGCTCAAGGCAGGCCGTGACAACACCGCCGTCAAGATCGCACTCGAAGCCATCACCGCTGCCGCGGAAAGCGGCAAGGGCAACCTGCTCGCACTCGCCGTCGACGCCGCCTCCAAGCGTGCCACACTCGGCGAAATCTCCGATGCCGTCGAAAAGGTGGTCGGTCGCTACAAGGCGAAAATCCGCTCGATCAGCGGTGTTTACTCGAAAGAATACGGCAGCACACCCGTCATGGAAGAAGTCAACACACTCATCAAGAAGTTCGAAGAGGAAGAAGGCCGCCGTCCCCGCATCATGATTGCCAAGATGGGCCAGGACGGTCACGACCGCGGCGCCAAGGTGGTTGCCACCGGTTACGCCGACCTGGGCTACGATGTCGACATCGGTCCGCTCTTCCAAACTCCGGAAGAAACCGCCCGGCAAGCCGTGGAAAATGACTGCCACGTGGTCGCCATGTCCTCCCTCGCAGCCGGTCACAAGACCCTGCTGCCGCAACTGATCGGCGAGCTGACAAAGCTCGGCCGTGAGGACATCATGGTGGTCTGCGGAGGTGTCATCCCGGCACAGGACTACAAGTACCTCTACGAAAACGGCGCCAAAGCCATCTTCGGTCCCGGTACGGTCATCCCGGAATCGGCCAAGCGGATCCTTGAGCTGCTGCTCGAAGACGCCTAAGGCGAAACGAATAGATTCTGATTTCAATAGCGCAGGCTTCCGGGCCTGCGCTATTTTTTTGAACCGCGGATGCTAGCCTGCCACAGACGAATGAATTCCGTAGCGACGACAGTCGCTTCGACCGAGGCCCTGCTGAAACAGCGCACAGCTTGAAACCGGGACCCTGAATTGGCATTGGCGCACTCGACGCTTCAGGAGGCAGCCGGATCTTCGCCGGTTGAAGCAATCGCCTCAATCCCTCCCGAAAAGATTTCTTCTTTTCACTGTGCACGGAGCCCTGTCTGTGTTTAGACATCATCCACTATGAGCATCGCAACCCAAACCGGCGACGACGGAACGACCGCCCTCCTCTTCAACAAACGCGTCTCCAAAACCCACCCGCGGGTCATGACCTACGGGCGCATCGATGAACTGGGCTCCGCCCTGGGCCTCTGCCGCGCCCACTCGGATGACGAGTCGACCAAACGCTTGATCCTGACCATCCAGAAAGAACTCATCAGCCTCATGGGCGAACTCTCCACCGACGATGCGGATCAGGAACGCTACCATAAGCATTATGGCCGTGATGCCATCAACCAAGAGAAAGTCGACCGTTTCACGGAATTGGTCCGGATGAAAGAGGAAACCGTCAAATTCCGGGGATGGACCTTCGCGGGAGATACCATTGCAGAAGCCTTTTTCGACAATGCCCGCACCTGCTGCCGGCGCTCCGAACGCGGCGTCGTCGCACTCAAGGAAACCGGCGCCATCGTACGCCCCGAGATCATCCAATACCTCAACCGTCTGGGTGACCTGCTCTGGCTTTGGGGACGCGAGCACGCGTAGCGACGGAGCCCTCGGCGAGGAAACGGGAGGCAGCAGTCATACCGCTTCGAATTAATTCGAGCGGTCGCAGGCGATCCGCCCCACACGCATCAGCACCGGGCTGATCAGGTCAAGCGCTTCCTCATGTTGCTTACGCTGAGGATCGTAGCGCTCCAACAAGGTCC
The DNA window shown above is from Coraliomargarita parva and carries:
- a CDS encoding succinate CoA transferase — translated: MLTATQIPVLSAEEAAAMVGNGDIIGFSGFTPAGAAKEIPTALAKRAVAEHDAGRDFKVGIVTGASTGDSLDGELARANAVLFRTPYQSNAHLRAAINKGEACFFDMHLSMLPQAARYGHLGKFSFAIVEASDVSDDGEITLTTSVGASNTFCTIADKILIELNEYHPAELKGLHDIYEPLDPPHRREIPIYTCRDRIGSTAVKVDPSKIVGIVKTNRPDEVGGFKDPDPTTLKIGENVATFLAKELEEGRIPKEFLPIQSGVGNIANAVLGALGANPKIPPFEMYSEVIQDSVIGLMKSGDITFGSGTSLTVSPDMLKEIYADLDFFKERMVLRPQELSNNPEIVRRLGIITINTAIEVDIFGNVNSTHVMGQNLMNGIGGSGDFTRNAYISIFTCPSIAKGGAISTIVPLVAHLDHSEHSVNVVITEQGIADLRGKDPVGRAREIINKCAHPEYREQLLAYLGDAKNGHTPQTLGKAFAMHQAFMEKKDMRGVEM
- a CDS encoding sodium ion-translocating decarboxylase subunit beta, coding for MLETFHNLYVNTGFSHIGWQMLVMWVVVATLLYLAVYKKFEPLLLVPIAFGALLANLPTEGIMEGLEFAGQTYSFKEDGTGGLFYYFFQGIHLELFPPIIFMGVGALTDFGPLIANPRTFLLGGAAQFGVFGVFIAASLMKYIGIHYGLQEAGAISIIGGADGPTSIFLANKLAPHLIGAIAVSAYSYMALVPVIQPPIMRFLTTKEERRIRMKSLRKVSKLEKLIFALVIMMLCVILVPPASPLMFMLFLGNFMRESGVVDRLSKSAQNEIINIVTVFLGTSVGITMNGKYFLTAQTLGILALGVIAFALATASGIWMAKLMNLFSKNKINPLIGSAGVSAVPMAARVSQVEGQKEDSSNFLLMHAMGPNVAGVIGTALVAGFFMTMLG
- a CDS encoding biotin/lipoyl-containing protein; amino-acid sequence: MKRLRITVEGKSYDVEVELLDEGTSAPAAPRRASASAGARVAAPVAAPKPAPKAAPAAGGAGAVTSPLAAVVVSIDVNVGDAVSEGQKVVTLEAMKMNTIVSAESAGTVKAILVGAGDGVEEGQALVEIA
- a CDS encoding OadG family transporter subunit, whose translation is MTSFINILAQVEAVPEAAQASHGVTEIVVVGFCFVLGVLAVFTTLTSVIGSIFARSAANAAKKAQQAAEANAAAAQAAAPAPVPAAAAEEDETVLFAVIAAAVHSVYGDRAHRVVSIHSAGPGWAQEGRRQIFSSHRVR
- a CDS encoding acyl-CoA carboxylase subunit beta, with the translated sequence MAIDPKLLEELRERQATARKAGGEDKLAKRREKGMMGARERLETFFQPGTFQEFGMHAEHTCTRFGMDKKKLPYDGVVCGTGLVDGRPVAAYAQDFTVSGGSLGRIHAKKICDLMDFAHESGMPVVGVSDSGGARIQEGVDSLSGYGQVFFKNVLLSGVVPQIAVIAGPTAGGAAYSPALTDFLIMTRDNSNMFICGPDVIKAATGETAQLEQFASAAAHASISGNIHLVADDDKHAMELTAKLLSFLPSNNIGDPPHVLTDLDLSDDPVMNELVPGSPKEPLDVMAVIDRLVDDGDFFEIMPDFARSLVVGFGRIEGVVVGIVANNPMVKAGTLDIDSSDKGARFIRTCNIYNIPIVTLVDVPGFMPGLAQEQGGIIRHGAKMLFAYAAATVPKITMIMRKAYGGAYLAMCSADLGADMVFAWPTAEIAVMGAEGAVRVLFRKDLKEAEDPKAKAAEIAEQYRNEFASPYQAAANAMITDVIEPSKTRASIALALRNTLSKRDTRPPKKHGNIPL
- the mce gene encoding methylmalonyl-CoA epimerase; the encoded protein is MIQQIDHLGIAVRNLDESIEYYEKALGLHCHGKEEVASQKVKTAFFEAGDVHIELLEPTSEDSPIAKFLEKNGEGIHHIAFRTDDIEGQLKHAQDSGVRVIHEVPFEGAANKMVAFLHPKSTHGVLTEFCMEKK
- a CDS encoding methylmalonyl-CoA mutase family protein, which translates into the protein MNTTDKLLEEFTAPSKEEWREAAEKLLKGKPFDKIMKQMTPEGILLEPIFWKDVLDELPAVETLPGTDGYLRGTTAAGYNKEPWEIAQELPYGTPVEFNRAAREDLMRGQNALNIILDIATLKGADPDSAQAGEVGACGVSLACLKDIETAFKDIVPDAVSFHIRTGCAGLSVGALFFAWLEKLGVNKTQVKGSLGMDPVAVHAAAGTLPVKLKELLDEQSVLTRYCVNEAPGIKAIAVSSLPYHQAGGSAVEELGAALATGAFYIEQMVERGLTVDEAASQIRFSFAVGPNFFMEIAKIRAARVLWAKVVAAFGGSAESQKICLHARTGLYNKTQKDPYVNMLRTTTEALSAVIAGVDSLCVGNFDEVMRLPDTFSRRISRNTQVILQEECELTDVVDPAGGSWAIEWLTNQVAEKSWAFFQEIEGKGGIEGALKSGFIQESIAKTAAGMEKLLNSRRMSLVGTNVYPNVGEKKLEPHLPDYAELRNTRAREIAAARLELDEDADTKVMAALGKILESDGDTLVQNLIEAVQTGATIGEITKTVRASIDPEDAVKPLKATRLSAKYEALRNASANFEAKTGKRPMIFLVNLGPLRRHKLRADFTRSFFEAGGFEIISPKGFETPADAVSALNESGAGIAVVCGTDDDYTEKFAEYASALKEALPETRLVLAGYPGDNEEAFRAAGMDDYIFIKSDNYEMNRAYLEGLGVL
- the scpA gene encoding methylmalonyl-CoA mutase; the encoded protein is MKPDFTNIAYEAPKPAATRDEWAAQVKAETGKSVDDLVNETMEQIDVNPLYGKDVYADMEHLDFTAGIDPYLRGPYATMYAFRPWTVRQYAGFSTAEESNAFYRRNIAAGQQGLSVAFDLATHRGYDSDHPRVVGDVGKAGVAIDSIEDMKVLFDQIDLSKVSVSMTMNGAVLPVLAFYIQAGIEQGCSLDQLAGTIQNDILKEFMVRNTYIYPPEPSMRIIGDIFEYTSQNMPKFNSISISGYHMQEAGATADLEMGYTLADGLEYLRTGVNAGLSVDAFAPRLSFFWAIGKNFFMEVAKMRAARCLWAKIVKGFDPKNPKSLALRTHSQTSGWSLTEQDPFNNVTRTCIEAFASACGHTQSLHTNALDEAIALPTDFSARIARNTQLFIQEETGMTRFIDPWGGSYYVEALTKELMHKAWGHIQECEQYGGMTKAIEEGIPKLRIEEAAARRQARIDSGKETIVGLNKYRLEKEDPLEILDIDNTAVRESQVARLKSLKAGRDNTAVKIALEAITAAAESGKGNLLALAVDAASKRATLGEISDAVEKVVGRYKAKIRSISGVYSKEYGSTPVMEEVNTLIKKFEEEEGRRPRIMIAKMGQDGHDRGAKVVATGYADLGYDVDIGPLFQTPEETARQAVENDCHVVAMSSLAAGHKTLLPQLIGELTKLGREDIMVVCGGVIPAQDYKYLYENGAKAIFGPGTVIPESAKRILELLLEDA
- a CDS encoding cob(I)yrinic acid a,c-diamide adenosyltransferase, with translation MSIATQTGDDGTTALLFNKRVSKTHPRVMTYGRIDELGSALGLCRAHSDDESTKRLILTIQKELISLMGELSTDDADQERYHKHYGRDAINQEKVDRFTELVRMKEETVKFRGWTFAGDTIAEAFFDNARTCCRRSERGVVALKETGAIVRPEIIQYLNRLGDLLWLWGREHA